Proteins found in one Miscanthus floridulus cultivar M001 chromosome 4, ASM1932011v1, whole genome shotgun sequence genomic segment:
- the LOC136549230 gene encoding uncharacterized protein: MVRALSPSSLISTLARDFVVPIVGGSRANRRDWAGLTSLAVETIADRLRDGDVADFMRFRLVCTLWMAGSGTEKPRELGERVIDHRFHPRQWILLTEPAPEATPTRRKLLNVTTRKIIKVDLPELAGHAVVPGPAGAPEGMLVLRDETNLVVRLLNPLTRHVVDLPTLQTLQPADSRWGPIPFAFREDHVVTAAGFADASTIVVYFGHINQIAVAKPGDALWTLVGGLYPEFPLRSTATFQGRFYCVDRTKLLVVDLEQRPRPQLVVAANMERQFRTVSLVDDGGRLMAVCSRDRVVRFDARRSSSLETQIELFHVDMEEETLLPILDLGKRAIFTGPRGAVLLPRTNYYFSVDRGTVYFRFTKSQRHFGAFHVHRHHTGYIASIWGRLAEHVASYATAGIK, translated from the exons ATGGTACGCGCGCTCTCGCCCTCC TCGCTTATAAGTACTTTGGCTCGTGATTTTGTCGTCCCCATCGTCGGTGGTTCCCGCGCGAACAGGCGTGACTGGGCTGGCCTGACGTCGCTGGCGGTGGAGACCATCGCCGACCGCCTCCGGGACGGCGACGTGGCGGACTTCATGCGGTTCCGCCTGGTGTGCACGCTATGGATGGCCGGTAGCGGCACCGAGAAGCCCCGTGAACTCGGTGAACGCGTCATCGACCACCGCTTCCACCCTCGCCAGTGGATCCTGCTGACGGAGCCGGCGCCTGAGGCCACGCCCACGCGCCGCAAGCTGCTCAACGTCACCACCCGGAAGATCATCAAGGTCGATCTGCCGGAGCTCGCCGGCCACGCCGTGGTCCCGGGACCGGCCGGGGCGCCGGAGGGCATGCTGGTGCTGCGCGACGAGACGAATCTCGTCGTGCGCCTCCTCAaccccctcacccgccacgtcgTCGACCTCCCGACGCTGCAGACGCTGCAGCCAGCTGACAGCCGCTGGGGCCCCATTCCCTTCGCGTTCCGCGAGGACCACGTGGTAACGGCCGCCGGCTTCGCCGACGCGTCGACCATCGTCGTCTACTTCGGCCACATCAACCAGATAGCCGTGGCCAAGCCCGGAGACGCGCTCTGGACCCTGGTAGGTGGCCTCTACCCCGAGTTCCCGCTGAGATCCACGGCTACCTTCCAGGGCCGCTTCTACTGCGTCGACCGCACCAAGCTCCTGGTGGTGGACCTGGAGCAACGACCACGCCCGCAGCTGGTGGTCGCGGCCAACATGGAGCGACAGTTCCGCACCGTCAGTCTGGTGGACGACGGCGGCAGGCTCATGGCGGTGTGCAGCCGGGATCGGGTTGTACGATTCGATGCCCGTAGGAGCTCATCACTGGAGACACAGATCGAGTTATTCCATGTCGATATGGAGGAGGAAACGCTGTTGCCAATCCTCGACCTAGGTAAACGGGCTATTTTTACCGGACCACGAGGTGCGGTGCTTCTGCCGAGAACCAACTATTACTTCTCTGTTGATCGTGGCACGGTGTACTTCCGGTTTACAAAGTCCCAAAGGCATTTTGGTGCGTTCCATGTTCATAGGCATCACACGGGCTATATAGCTTCAATATGGGGTAGACTTGCGGAGCATGTAGCTTCCTATGCCACCGCTGGTATCAAGTAG